Proteins encoded by one window of Hippoglossus hippoglossus isolate fHipHip1 chromosome 15, fHipHip1.pri, whole genome shotgun sequence:
- the tp53bp2a gene encoding apoptosis-stimulating of p53 protein 2a isoform X1 translates to MRHEAKMMPMFLTVYLSNNDQHFTEVPVTPETLCRDVVELCKEPGEADCHLSEMWRGSERAVGDGERMLDVLQRWGQHRTEVRFFLRHNRAPSRESGGSRGSEPKRNGVKGPQERRMENGVATPRMDMTLVELQEMASRQQQQIEAKQQLLASKEQRLRYLKQQEQRQQQQASEQEKLQRLRENIENQETRLKKVRALKGQVEQKRLSNGKLVEEIEQMNNLFQQKQRELVMAASKVDELSRQLDLLKNGKMENFHDNQSSVAELDRLYKELQLRNKLNQDQNSKLQQQRENLNKRNLEVVAMDKRINELRDRLWKKKAALQQKENLPPQMPRHSQLTHANNGYPGKERASKDTHLQQPSDSLAGQQTGPSRVAAVGPYIQSSTMPRGPVRHDLLVKPAYPDGTATLPAHEPQSKAGAGPDSNTNGHGPSSTLPRMSSHSHANAEQDETELKRDRKVRPLSMFESTEVPTTSLRKNQSSDDLVRDAHSAPKAPVKVPPPVPTKPKGPGVMPYSKPGLNTGTFPKAKPHSQQPQAAQNRTPMTPSQSQTLPLPTKQDVPPAATVRPFTPELPSSKDTSLTKPQTLAASSIYSMYTQQPGSAKPFQPSLQGVLNRSQNRNNGFTSVYGKPVIPIGGPLYPENPYLDRRSPAPEFEVDHNGANNVGPISSEGPQPETERTPRPLSPTKLLPFISNPYRHQSEGDLEALRKKLYNAPRPLKKRSSITEPEGPAGPNIQKLLYQKTTLAAMETIATTPTTPTYAGEAEQVAEGSVGPHVPNLLMGAENHPSETGPALEGGQPQSSLPVPAEKTKTPSAIPESEDIIPPPPPSHPAPRPDDAIFLPPPLAGLEDIIPNLPPPPPEGFLEEFPPYPPPPYPSGGEQDSLGEDTFNMKAPEVTGQVTLPPGKRTNLRKLGSERIDHSMRVKFNPLALLLDSSLEGEFDLVQRIIYEVEDPSLPNDEGITALHNAVCAGHTEIVKFLVQFGVNVNAADSDGWTPLHCAASCNNVQVCKFLVESGAAVFAMTYSDMQTAADKCEEMEEGYTQCSQFLYGVQEKMGIMNRGVVYGLWDYTSENPDELTFGEGDCMTIIRREDEDEMEWWWARMADTEGYIPRNLLGLYPRIKPRQRTLA, encoded by the exons ATGCGGCACGAAGCTAAAATGATGCCg ATGTTCCTAACTGTATACCTCAGTAACAATGACCAGCATTTTACTGAGGTTCCCGTCACCCCGGAGACGCTATGCCGGGACGTGGTGGAGTTGTGCAAGGAGCCCGGTGAGGCGGACTGCCACCTGTCCGAGATGTGGCGTGGATCCG AGCGAGCCGTAGGCGACGGAGAGAGGATGCTGGATGTTCTCCAGCGATGGGGACAGCACAGAACAGAGGTGCGCTTCTTTCTGCGTCATAACCGAGCCCCCAGCAGGGAATCAG GAGGCTCAAGAGGCTCAGAGCCGAAGAGGAATGGAGTGAAGGGTCCTCAAGAAAGGAGGATGGAGAACGGG GTGGCGACACCCCGCATGGACATGACGCTGGTCGAGCTTCAAGAGATGGCatccaggcagcagcagcagatagagGCTAAACAACAGCTCCTCGCTTCCAAG GAGCAGCGGCTGCGCTACttgaagcagcaggagcagcgtcagcagcagcaggcctcTGAGCAGGAGAAGCTCCAGCGCCTCCGAGAGAACATTGAGAACCAAGAGACTCGGCTCAAGAAGGTCCGGGCACTCAAGGGCCAGGTGGAGCAGAAACGCCTCAGCAACGGCAAACTGG TTGAGGAGATAGAACAGATGAACAACCTGTTCcaacagaagcagagagaacTAGTGATGGCTGCATCAAAGGTTGACGAGCTCAGCCGTCAGCTAGATTTGCTGAAAAATGGCAAAATGGAAAACTTCCATGACAACCAGAGCTCCGTCGCCGAACTAGACCGACTCTACAAGGAGCTACAA CTGAGGAACAAGCTAAACCAGGATCAGAACTCTaagttgcagcagcagagagagaacctGAACAAGCGCAACCTGGAGGTGGTTGCCATGGACAAACGGATCAATGAGCTCCGAGATCGGCTGTGGAAGAAGAAGGCAGcactgcagcagaaagagaacTTGCCT CCTCAGATGCCCCGACATTCACAGCTCACCCATGCCAAC AATGGCTACCCTGGTAAAGAGAGGGCTTCAAAAGACACTCATCTTCAG CAGCCCTCTGATAGCCTGGCCGGACAGCAGACAGGTCCATCTCGAGTGGCAGCGGTCGGCCCATACATCCAATCATCCACCATGCCCCGGGGCCCAGTGAGACATGACCTGCTTGTAAAGCCAGCCTACCCTGACGGCACTGCCACCCTACCAGCCCACGAACCACAGAGCAAGGCCGGTGCAG gTCCAGACTCTAACACCAACGGTCATGGTCCTTCTTCGACACTGCCACGAATGTCCTCTCACTCCCACGCAAACGCAGAACAAG ATGAGACGGAACtgaagagagacaggaaggTACGTCCACTTTCCATGTTCGAGTCAACAGAAGTTCCCACCACCTCCCTCCGCAAAAACCAGAGCAGTGATGACCTGGTCAGGGATGCTCAT TCTGCCCCCAAGGCTCCGGTCAAGGTGCCTCCTCCCGTCCCCACCAAACCGAAAGGCCCGGGGGTTATGCCCTACAGCAAACCAGGCCTCAACACAGGCACTTTCCCTAAAGCCAAGCCCCACAGCCAGCAGCCCCAGGCTGCCCAGAACCGCACCCCTATGACACCCTCACAGAGCCAGACACTCCCCCTGCCCACCAAGCAGGACGTTCCACCTGCAGCCACCGTACGGCCCTTCACCCCAGAGCTGCCCTCCTCCAAAGATACCAGCCTGACTAAGCCCCAGACCTTAGCGGCCAGCTCCATATACTCCATGTACACACAGCAACCTGGCTCAGCCAAGCCCTTCCAGCCCAGTTTGCAGGGTGTTCTCAACAGGTCTCAGAACCGCAACAACGGATTCACCAGTG TGTACGGTAAACCAGTGATCCCCATTGGAGGCCCCTTATATCCAGAGAACCCGTACCTGGACCGCCGCTCCCCTGCCCCAGAGTTTGAAGTTGACCACAATGGAGCCAACAATGTGGGTCCCATCTCATCTGAGGGCCCCCAACCAGAAACGGAGCGCACCCCCCGGCCCCTCAGCCCCACCAAGCTGCTTCCCTTTATTTCTAACCCCTACAGACATCAGAGCGAGGGTGACTTGGAAGCCCTGAGAAAGAAACTCTACAACGCCCCGAGGCCCCTGAAGAAACGCAGCTCCATCACTGAACCGGAAGGTCCTGCAGGGCCCAACATTCAGAAACTCCTGTATCAGAAGACCACACTGGCAGCTATGGAGACCATTGCGACCACACCAACCACCCCCACTTACGCTGGTGAAGCAGAGCAGGTGGCAGAGGGATCTGTGGGGCCACATGTTCCAAACCTTCTCATGGGTGCAGAGAACCACCCTTCAGAGACAGGACCTGCTCTGGAGGGAGGACAGCCGCAATCTTCCCTTCCTGTCCCTGCCGAAAAAACCAAAACGCCTTCAGCTATCCCAGAGAGTGAAGACATtatcccccctcctcctccatcccacCCGGCCCCCAGGCCAGATGATGCCATTTTCCTACCACCACCCCTTGCTGGCTTGGAGGACATAATCCCCAACCTGCCTCCTCCGCCTCCAGAGGGCTTCCTTGAGGAGTTCCCTCCCTACCCACCTCCACCGTACCCCAGCGGAGGAGAGCAGGACAGTTTGGGAGAGGACACCTTTAACATGAAGGCACCAGAGGTCACGGGCCAAGTCACACTACCACCG GGGAAGAGGACCAACTTGCGCAAGCTTGGCTCTGAACGCATCGATCACAGCATGAGAGTGAAGTTCAACCCactggctctgctgctggactcaTCTCTGGAGGGAGAGTTTGACCTGGTCCAGAGAATCATCTATGAA GTTGAGGATCCCAGTCTGCCCAACGATGAAGGCATCACAGCTCTACATAACGCTGTCTGTGCCGGACACACAGAGATTGTCAAGTTTCTGGTTCAGTTTGGAGTCAACGTCAATGCTGCTGACAGTGATGGCTG GACACCTCTTCACTGTGCTGCATCCTGCAACAACGTACAAGTGTGCAAGTTCCTGGTGGAGTCCGGCGCTGCAGTGTTCGCTATGACTTACAGCGACATGCAGACGGCAGCTGATAAATgtgaagagatggaggagggcTACACCCAGTGCTCGCAGTTCCTCTATG GTGTGCAGGAGAAGATGGGCATCATGAACAGGGGTGTGGTCTACGGTCTGTGGGACTACACCAGTGAAAACCCTGATGAACTGACGTTCGGCGAGGGAGACTGCATGACCATCATCCGCAGAGAAGACGAGGACGAGATGGAATGGTGGTGGGCACGCATGGCCGACACCGAGGGTTACATTCCCCGCAACCTCCTCGGG CTCTATCCCAGAATAAAGCCTAGACAGAGGACCCTGGCTTAA
- the tp53bp2a gene encoding apoptosis-stimulating of p53 protein 2a isoform X3, translating to MRHEAKMMPMFLTVYLSNNDQHFTEVPVTPETLCRDVVELCKEPGEADCHLSEMWRGSERAVGDGERMLDVLQRWGQHRTEVRFFLRHNRAPSRESGGSRGSEPKRNGVKGPQERRMENGVATPRMDMTLVELQEMASRQQQQIEAKQQLLASKEQRLRYLKQQEQRQQQQASEQEKLQRLRENIENQETRLKKVRALKGQVEQKRLSNGKLVEEIEQMNNLFQQKQRELVMAASKVDELSRQLDLLKNGKMENFHDNQSSVAELDRLYKELQLRNKLNQDQNSKLQQQRENLNKRNLEVVAMDKRINELRDRLWKKKAALQQKENLPQPSDSLAGQQTGPSRVAAVGPYIQSSTMPRGPVRHDLLVKPAYPDGTATLPAHEPQSKAGAGPDSNTNGHGPSSTLPRMSSHSHANAEQDETELKRDRKVRPLSMFESTEVPTTSLRKNQSSDDLVRDAHSAPKAPVKVPPPVPTKPKGPGVMPYSKPGLNTGTFPKAKPHSQQPQAAQNRTPMTPSQSQTLPLPTKQDVPPAATVRPFTPELPSSKDTSLTKPQTLAASSIYSMYTQQPGSAKPFQPSLQGVLNRSQNRNNGFTSVYGKPVIPIGGPLYPENPYLDRRSPAPEFEVDHNGANNVGPISSEGPQPETERTPRPLSPTKLLPFISNPYRHQSEGDLEALRKKLYNAPRPLKKRSSITEPEGPAGPNIQKLLYQKTTLAAMETIATTPTTPTYAGEAEQVAEGSVGPHVPNLLMGAENHPSETGPALEGGQPQSSLPVPAEKTKTPSAIPESEDIIPPPPPSHPAPRPDDAIFLPPPLAGLEDIIPNLPPPPPEGFLEEFPPYPPPPYPSGGEQDSLGEDTFNMKAPEVTGQVTLPPGKRTNLRKLGSERIDHSMRVKFNPLALLLDSSLEGEFDLVQRIIYEVEDPSLPNDEGITALHNAVCAGHTEIVKFLVQFGVNVNAADSDGWTPLHCAASCNNVQVCKFLVESGAAVFAMTYSDMQTAADKCEEMEEGYTQCSQFLYGVQEKMGIMNRGVVYGLWDYTSENPDELTFGEGDCMTIIRREDEDEMEWWWARMADTEGYIPRNLLGLYPRIKPRQRTLA from the exons ATGCGGCACGAAGCTAAAATGATGCCg ATGTTCCTAACTGTATACCTCAGTAACAATGACCAGCATTTTACTGAGGTTCCCGTCACCCCGGAGACGCTATGCCGGGACGTGGTGGAGTTGTGCAAGGAGCCCGGTGAGGCGGACTGCCACCTGTCCGAGATGTGGCGTGGATCCG AGCGAGCCGTAGGCGACGGAGAGAGGATGCTGGATGTTCTCCAGCGATGGGGACAGCACAGAACAGAGGTGCGCTTCTTTCTGCGTCATAACCGAGCCCCCAGCAGGGAATCAG GAGGCTCAAGAGGCTCAGAGCCGAAGAGGAATGGAGTGAAGGGTCCTCAAGAAAGGAGGATGGAGAACGGG GTGGCGACACCCCGCATGGACATGACGCTGGTCGAGCTTCAAGAGATGGCatccaggcagcagcagcagatagagGCTAAACAACAGCTCCTCGCTTCCAAG GAGCAGCGGCTGCGCTACttgaagcagcaggagcagcgtcagcagcagcaggcctcTGAGCAGGAGAAGCTCCAGCGCCTCCGAGAGAACATTGAGAACCAAGAGACTCGGCTCAAGAAGGTCCGGGCACTCAAGGGCCAGGTGGAGCAGAAACGCCTCAGCAACGGCAAACTGG TTGAGGAGATAGAACAGATGAACAACCTGTTCcaacagaagcagagagaacTAGTGATGGCTGCATCAAAGGTTGACGAGCTCAGCCGTCAGCTAGATTTGCTGAAAAATGGCAAAATGGAAAACTTCCATGACAACCAGAGCTCCGTCGCCGAACTAGACCGACTCTACAAGGAGCTACAA CTGAGGAACAAGCTAAACCAGGATCAGAACTCTaagttgcagcagcagagagagaacctGAACAAGCGCAACCTGGAGGTGGTTGCCATGGACAAACGGATCAATGAGCTCCGAGATCGGCTGTGGAAGAAGAAGGCAGcactgcagcagaaagagaacTTGCCT CAGCCCTCTGATAGCCTGGCCGGACAGCAGACAGGTCCATCTCGAGTGGCAGCGGTCGGCCCATACATCCAATCATCCACCATGCCCCGGGGCCCAGTGAGACATGACCTGCTTGTAAAGCCAGCCTACCCTGACGGCACTGCCACCCTACCAGCCCACGAACCACAGAGCAAGGCCGGTGCAG gTCCAGACTCTAACACCAACGGTCATGGTCCTTCTTCGACACTGCCACGAATGTCCTCTCACTCCCACGCAAACGCAGAACAAG ATGAGACGGAACtgaagagagacaggaaggTACGTCCACTTTCCATGTTCGAGTCAACAGAAGTTCCCACCACCTCCCTCCGCAAAAACCAGAGCAGTGATGACCTGGTCAGGGATGCTCAT TCTGCCCCCAAGGCTCCGGTCAAGGTGCCTCCTCCCGTCCCCACCAAACCGAAAGGCCCGGGGGTTATGCCCTACAGCAAACCAGGCCTCAACACAGGCACTTTCCCTAAAGCCAAGCCCCACAGCCAGCAGCCCCAGGCTGCCCAGAACCGCACCCCTATGACACCCTCACAGAGCCAGACACTCCCCCTGCCCACCAAGCAGGACGTTCCACCTGCAGCCACCGTACGGCCCTTCACCCCAGAGCTGCCCTCCTCCAAAGATACCAGCCTGACTAAGCCCCAGACCTTAGCGGCCAGCTCCATATACTCCATGTACACACAGCAACCTGGCTCAGCCAAGCCCTTCCAGCCCAGTTTGCAGGGTGTTCTCAACAGGTCTCAGAACCGCAACAACGGATTCACCAGTG TGTACGGTAAACCAGTGATCCCCATTGGAGGCCCCTTATATCCAGAGAACCCGTACCTGGACCGCCGCTCCCCTGCCCCAGAGTTTGAAGTTGACCACAATGGAGCCAACAATGTGGGTCCCATCTCATCTGAGGGCCCCCAACCAGAAACGGAGCGCACCCCCCGGCCCCTCAGCCCCACCAAGCTGCTTCCCTTTATTTCTAACCCCTACAGACATCAGAGCGAGGGTGACTTGGAAGCCCTGAGAAAGAAACTCTACAACGCCCCGAGGCCCCTGAAGAAACGCAGCTCCATCACTGAACCGGAAGGTCCTGCAGGGCCCAACATTCAGAAACTCCTGTATCAGAAGACCACACTGGCAGCTATGGAGACCATTGCGACCACACCAACCACCCCCACTTACGCTGGTGAAGCAGAGCAGGTGGCAGAGGGATCTGTGGGGCCACATGTTCCAAACCTTCTCATGGGTGCAGAGAACCACCCTTCAGAGACAGGACCTGCTCTGGAGGGAGGACAGCCGCAATCTTCCCTTCCTGTCCCTGCCGAAAAAACCAAAACGCCTTCAGCTATCCCAGAGAGTGAAGACATtatcccccctcctcctccatcccacCCGGCCCCCAGGCCAGATGATGCCATTTTCCTACCACCACCCCTTGCTGGCTTGGAGGACATAATCCCCAACCTGCCTCCTCCGCCTCCAGAGGGCTTCCTTGAGGAGTTCCCTCCCTACCCACCTCCACCGTACCCCAGCGGAGGAGAGCAGGACAGTTTGGGAGAGGACACCTTTAACATGAAGGCACCAGAGGTCACGGGCCAAGTCACACTACCACCG GGGAAGAGGACCAACTTGCGCAAGCTTGGCTCTGAACGCATCGATCACAGCATGAGAGTGAAGTTCAACCCactggctctgctgctggactcaTCTCTGGAGGGAGAGTTTGACCTGGTCCAGAGAATCATCTATGAA GTTGAGGATCCCAGTCTGCCCAACGATGAAGGCATCACAGCTCTACATAACGCTGTCTGTGCCGGACACACAGAGATTGTCAAGTTTCTGGTTCAGTTTGGAGTCAACGTCAATGCTGCTGACAGTGATGGCTG GACACCTCTTCACTGTGCTGCATCCTGCAACAACGTACAAGTGTGCAAGTTCCTGGTGGAGTCCGGCGCTGCAGTGTTCGCTATGACTTACAGCGACATGCAGACGGCAGCTGATAAATgtgaagagatggaggagggcTACACCCAGTGCTCGCAGTTCCTCTATG GTGTGCAGGAGAAGATGGGCATCATGAACAGGGGTGTGGTCTACGGTCTGTGGGACTACACCAGTGAAAACCCTGATGAACTGACGTTCGGCGAGGGAGACTGCATGACCATCATCCGCAGAGAAGACGAGGACGAGATGGAATGGTGGTGGGCACGCATGGCCGACACCGAGGGTTACATTCCCCGCAACCTCCTCGGG CTCTATCCCAGAATAAAGCCTAGACAGAGGACCCTGGCTTAA
- the tp53bp2a gene encoding apoptosis-stimulating of p53 protein 2a isoform X2: MRHEAKMMPMFLTVYLSNNDQHFTEVPVTPETLCRDVVELCKEPGEADCHLSEMWRGSERAVGDGERMLDVLQRWGQHRTEVRFFLRHNRAPSRESGGSRGSEPKRNGVKGPQERRMENGVATPRMDMTLVELQEMASRQQQQIEAKQQLLASKEQRLRYLKQQEQRQQQQASEQEKLQRLRENIENQETRLKKVRALKGQVEQKRLSNGKLVEEIEQMNNLFQQKQRELVMAASKVDELSRQLDLLKNGKMENFHDNQSSVAELDRLYKELQLRNKLNQDQNSKLQQQRENLNKRNLEVVAMDKRINELRDRLWKKKAALQQKENLPNGYPGKERASKDTHLQQPSDSLAGQQTGPSRVAAVGPYIQSSTMPRGPVRHDLLVKPAYPDGTATLPAHEPQSKAGAGPDSNTNGHGPSSTLPRMSSHSHANAEQDETELKRDRKVRPLSMFESTEVPTTSLRKNQSSDDLVRDAHSAPKAPVKVPPPVPTKPKGPGVMPYSKPGLNTGTFPKAKPHSQQPQAAQNRTPMTPSQSQTLPLPTKQDVPPAATVRPFTPELPSSKDTSLTKPQTLAASSIYSMYTQQPGSAKPFQPSLQGVLNRSQNRNNGFTSVYGKPVIPIGGPLYPENPYLDRRSPAPEFEVDHNGANNVGPISSEGPQPETERTPRPLSPTKLLPFISNPYRHQSEGDLEALRKKLYNAPRPLKKRSSITEPEGPAGPNIQKLLYQKTTLAAMETIATTPTTPTYAGEAEQVAEGSVGPHVPNLLMGAENHPSETGPALEGGQPQSSLPVPAEKTKTPSAIPESEDIIPPPPPSHPAPRPDDAIFLPPPLAGLEDIIPNLPPPPPEGFLEEFPPYPPPPYPSGGEQDSLGEDTFNMKAPEVTGQVTLPPGKRTNLRKLGSERIDHSMRVKFNPLALLLDSSLEGEFDLVQRIIYEVEDPSLPNDEGITALHNAVCAGHTEIVKFLVQFGVNVNAADSDGWTPLHCAASCNNVQVCKFLVESGAAVFAMTYSDMQTAADKCEEMEEGYTQCSQFLYGVQEKMGIMNRGVVYGLWDYTSENPDELTFGEGDCMTIIRREDEDEMEWWWARMADTEGYIPRNLLGLYPRIKPRQRTLA; encoded by the exons ATGCGGCACGAAGCTAAAATGATGCCg ATGTTCCTAACTGTATACCTCAGTAACAATGACCAGCATTTTACTGAGGTTCCCGTCACCCCGGAGACGCTATGCCGGGACGTGGTGGAGTTGTGCAAGGAGCCCGGTGAGGCGGACTGCCACCTGTCCGAGATGTGGCGTGGATCCG AGCGAGCCGTAGGCGACGGAGAGAGGATGCTGGATGTTCTCCAGCGATGGGGACAGCACAGAACAGAGGTGCGCTTCTTTCTGCGTCATAACCGAGCCCCCAGCAGGGAATCAG GAGGCTCAAGAGGCTCAGAGCCGAAGAGGAATGGAGTGAAGGGTCCTCAAGAAAGGAGGATGGAGAACGGG GTGGCGACACCCCGCATGGACATGACGCTGGTCGAGCTTCAAGAGATGGCatccaggcagcagcagcagatagagGCTAAACAACAGCTCCTCGCTTCCAAG GAGCAGCGGCTGCGCTACttgaagcagcaggagcagcgtcagcagcagcaggcctcTGAGCAGGAGAAGCTCCAGCGCCTCCGAGAGAACATTGAGAACCAAGAGACTCGGCTCAAGAAGGTCCGGGCACTCAAGGGCCAGGTGGAGCAGAAACGCCTCAGCAACGGCAAACTGG TTGAGGAGATAGAACAGATGAACAACCTGTTCcaacagaagcagagagaacTAGTGATGGCTGCATCAAAGGTTGACGAGCTCAGCCGTCAGCTAGATTTGCTGAAAAATGGCAAAATGGAAAACTTCCATGACAACCAGAGCTCCGTCGCCGAACTAGACCGACTCTACAAGGAGCTACAA CTGAGGAACAAGCTAAACCAGGATCAGAACTCTaagttgcagcagcagagagagaacctGAACAAGCGCAACCTGGAGGTGGTTGCCATGGACAAACGGATCAATGAGCTCCGAGATCGGCTGTGGAAGAAGAAGGCAGcactgcagcagaaagagaacTTGCCT AATGGCTACCCTGGTAAAGAGAGGGCTTCAAAAGACACTCATCTTCAG CAGCCCTCTGATAGCCTGGCCGGACAGCAGACAGGTCCATCTCGAGTGGCAGCGGTCGGCCCATACATCCAATCATCCACCATGCCCCGGGGCCCAGTGAGACATGACCTGCTTGTAAAGCCAGCCTACCCTGACGGCACTGCCACCCTACCAGCCCACGAACCACAGAGCAAGGCCGGTGCAG gTCCAGACTCTAACACCAACGGTCATGGTCCTTCTTCGACACTGCCACGAATGTCCTCTCACTCCCACGCAAACGCAGAACAAG ATGAGACGGAACtgaagagagacaggaaggTACGTCCACTTTCCATGTTCGAGTCAACAGAAGTTCCCACCACCTCCCTCCGCAAAAACCAGAGCAGTGATGACCTGGTCAGGGATGCTCAT TCTGCCCCCAAGGCTCCGGTCAAGGTGCCTCCTCCCGTCCCCACCAAACCGAAAGGCCCGGGGGTTATGCCCTACAGCAAACCAGGCCTCAACACAGGCACTTTCCCTAAAGCCAAGCCCCACAGCCAGCAGCCCCAGGCTGCCCAGAACCGCACCCCTATGACACCCTCACAGAGCCAGACACTCCCCCTGCCCACCAAGCAGGACGTTCCACCTGCAGCCACCGTACGGCCCTTCACCCCAGAGCTGCCCTCCTCCAAAGATACCAGCCTGACTAAGCCCCAGACCTTAGCGGCCAGCTCCATATACTCCATGTACACACAGCAACCTGGCTCAGCCAAGCCCTTCCAGCCCAGTTTGCAGGGTGTTCTCAACAGGTCTCAGAACCGCAACAACGGATTCACCAGTG TGTACGGTAAACCAGTGATCCCCATTGGAGGCCCCTTATATCCAGAGAACCCGTACCTGGACCGCCGCTCCCCTGCCCCAGAGTTTGAAGTTGACCACAATGGAGCCAACAATGTGGGTCCCATCTCATCTGAGGGCCCCCAACCAGAAACGGAGCGCACCCCCCGGCCCCTCAGCCCCACCAAGCTGCTTCCCTTTATTTCTAACCCCTACAGACATCAGAGCGAGGGTGACTTGGAAGCCCTGAGAAAGAAACTCTACAACGCCCCGAGGCCCCTGAAGAAACGCAGCTCCATCACTGAACCGGAAGGTCCTGCAGGGCCCAACATTCAGAAACTCCTGTATCAGAAGACCACACTGGCAGCTATGGAGACCATTGCGACCACACCAACCACCCCCACTTACGCTGGTGAAGCAGAGCAGGTGGCAGAGGGATCTGTGGGGCCACATGTTCCAAACCTTCTCATGGGTGCAGAGAACCACCCTTCAGAGACAGGACCTGCTCTGGAGGGAGGACAGCCGCAATCTTCCCTTCCTGTCCCTGCCGAAAAAACCAAAACGCCTTCAGCTATCCCAGAGAGTGAAGACATtatcccccctcctcctccatcccacCCGGCCCCCAGGCCAGATGATGCCATTTTCCTACCACCACCCCTTGCTGGCTTGGAGGACATAATCCCCAACCTGCCTCCTCCGCCTCCAGAGGGCTTCCTTGAGGAGTTCCCTCCCTACCCACCTCCACCGTACCCCAGCGGAGGAGAGCAGGACAGTTTGGGAGAGGACACCTTTAACATGAAGGCACCAGAGGTCACGGGCCAAGTCACACTACCACCG GGGAAGAGGACCAACTTGCGCAAGCTTGGCTCTGAACGCATCGATCACAGCATGAGAGTGAAGTTCAACCCactggctctgctgctggactcaTCTCTGGAGGGAGAGTTTGACCTGGTCCAGAGAATCATCTATGAA GTTGAGGATCCCAGTCTGCCCAACGATGAAGGCATCACAGCTCTACATAACGCTGTCTGTGCCGGACACACAGAGATTGTCAAGTTTCTGGTTCAGTTTGGAGTCAACGTCAATGCTGCTGACAGTGATGGCTG GACACCTCTTCACTGTGCTGCATCCTGCAACAACGTACAAGTGTGCAAGTTCCTGGTGGAGTCCGGCGCTGCAGTGTTCGCTATGACTTACAGCGACATGCAGACGGCAGCTGATAAATgtgaagagatggaggagggcTACACCCAGTGCTCGCAGTTCCTCTATG GTGTGCAGGAGAAGATGGGCATCATGAACAGGGGTGTGGTCTACGGTCTGTGGGACTACACCAGTGAAAACCCTGATGAACTGACGTTCGGCGAGGGAGACTGCATGACCATCATCCGCAGAGAAGACGAGGACGAGATGGAATGGTGGTGGGCACGCATGGCCGACACCGAGGGTTACATTCCCCGCAACCTCCTCGGG CTCTATCCCAGAATAAAGCCTAGACAGAGGACCCTGGCTTAA